Proteins co-encoded in one Maylandia zebra isolate NMK-2024a linkage group LG16, Mzebra_GT3a, whole genome shotgun sequence genomic window:
- the col4a1 gene encoding uncharacterized protein col4a1, producing the protein MLLPSGSLLMLAALYLCVDLTEAEGCGASCGKCDCSGVKGAKGELGYPGSQGNMGFPGTQGPEGPPGPMGPKGDVGEFGAPGLKGVRGPTGLPGFPGNPGLPGINGHDGPPGAPGIPGCNGTKGERGRDGTSGFPGPQGIPGIPGLPGMKGDPGGLMGIVPMKGEKGYPGTPGRPGQTGNPGPIGPTGPPGYEGPRGDPGPPGPPGPMGDKLAFEGEKGEKGDKGLQGPPGPPGPTSFEQKGSQTVVRGPQGFKGEAGEKGDKGFCIPYQHGVKGDIGPDGPPGKPGKDGDNGLQGERGFPGGPGYPGLQGEKGERGPPGEGVGPRGAPGSPGSKGEKGFPGPRGEPGLTGRHIEGPRGEKGDKGEVGEKGDRGVEGEPLVGPPGQPGNPGPPGPPGPPINPGECNIQKGNRGLPGPPGLQGEVGQKGDKGDTCVQCEGTVTPGLRGPPGPKGDTGPPGVVGGKGQKGIPGQPGQPGQPGAQGNPGLRGAPGAVGEPGDIFVAPGLKGDKGLPGRNGLPGRPGLDGIPGRDGPTGFPGLKGEPAREGIKGERGPDGDPGPIGPLGERGPPGLPGFGRPGQTGDKGSQGNPGVPGQPGRPGTKGEPGKGVSTPGPQGVPGPRGEPGREGPIGDKGLPGDEGLPGFPGEKGEQGPPGIGFPGPTGPKGSSGIPGAPGLPGEPGRSGKDGTTGSPGPRGPKGEPGRGLPGPKGSQGHQGIPGFQGEKGSIGYPGVPGREGHAGPPGPQGLKGDVGPPGLPGLVGKSGPPGKGLPGPPGLQGPPGEPGPHGGEGVKGEKGYPGPPGLDMPGPQGEKGNLGFPGVPGTKGLPGPAGLPGRDGLIGNQGVKGEMGLMGTPGIPGYPGPPGTPGSTGPRGDPGLTGPRGDIGEPGLKGDRGEPGVQGPPGNMSDVDMEHMKGVKGDKGDIGSPGTSGVRGIPGLPGDPGMPGKDGEPGLPGKPGDKGDSGEPGEPGGMGPPGPKGGAGEMGVPGPSGPKGVKGDLGTPGHPGFRGTDGEKGDTGLPGEPGIGVPGFPGQKGQTGGPGSPGQAGDKGQKGQEGMPGKPGLPGPKGEQGSPGYQGQSGRPGDKGTPGLPGFVGEPGQDGRPGEVGRQGSSGQKGDKGDSGLDGIPGSTGERGQPGMAGIGFPGPPGELGSKGDKGSPGFPGNPGIPGVPGVKGDKGFSGPQGPQGQPGEQGPSGFSLEGPKGDRGETGQPGEAGIKGQPGPAGFPGRDGQKGEKGDQGLQGFQGESGIKGDSGLPGLPGAPGLPGLDGPKGEIGLQGVTGFPGQKGVGGDFGYRGEAGDRGFPGEKGNEGPPGPPGPQMFIKGDIGFPGIQGLPGPQGPSGLPGQKGDRGVTGFPGSKGEEGLPGYNGQNGVKGEPGFPGPQGPRGHPGPPGPNGVPGPAGPPGPSSMDHGFLVTRHSQSVDIPLCPEGTSLIYDGYSLLYFQGNERSHGQDLGTAGSCLKKFSPMPFLFCNINNVCNFASRNDYSYWLTSPEPMPMSMAPITGESIKPFISRCAVCEAPAMVIAVHSQTIMIPPCPEGWDSLWIGYSFVMHTSAGAEGSGQALASPGSCLEEFRSAPFIECHGRGTCNYYANSYSFWLATIEDSEMFTKPVPATLKAGSLRTHISRCQVCMKRT; encoded by the exons GGCTGTGGTGCATCATGTGGAAAATGTGACTGCAGCGGTGTGAAAGGAGCAAAG GGTGAGCTTGGGTATCCTGGTTCTCAAGGTAATATGGGATTCCCAGGGACTCAGGGACCTGAAGGGCCTCCAGGGCCAATGGGCCCCAAG GGAGATGTTGGTGAGTTCGGGGCTCCTGGATTGAAAGGAGTCAGA GGACCTACTGGTCTGCCAGGTTTCCCAGGCAACCCAGGACTTCCA GGCATCAATGGACACGATGGTCCACCCGGTGCGCCAGGTATCCCAGGATGCAATGGGACAAAA ggagaaagaggaagagatgGAACTTCAGGTTTTCCTGGTCCTCAAGGGATACCT GGAATACCGGGACTTCCTGGAATGAAG GGTGACCCTGGTGGTTTGATGGGAATTGTTCCCATGAAAGGAGAGAAAGGATATCCCGGCACACCTGGCCGACCT GGACAAACTGGCAACCCCGGACCTATTGGGCCTACAGGACCTCCTGGCTATGAAGGACCCAGA GGTGATCCTGGCCCTCCCGGCCCTCCTGGACCGATG GGAGATAAGCTGGCCTTTGAGGGTGAGAAAGGAGAAAAG GGGGACAAAGGACTTCAAGGCCCACCTGGCCCTCCTGGACCAACATCATTCGAACAGAAAGGATCACAAACGGTTGTTCGTGGGCCACAG GGGTTCAAAGGAGAAGCAGGAGAGAAAGGCGACAAG GGCTTCTGCATCCCATATCAGCACGGAGTCAAAGGCGATATCGGCCCAGATGGACCACCG GGTAAACCTGGCAAGGATGGAGACAATGGGCTACAG GGAGAAAGAGGCTTTCCTGGAGGCCCAGGATACCCTGGTTTACAG GGCGAAAAAGGAGAAAGGGGACCACCTGGTGAG GGTGTTGGCCCTCGTGGCGCTCCTGGTTCCCCAGGTTCAAAAGGAGAGAAAG GTTTTCCTGGTCCTCGGGGAGAGCCGGGTCTAACAG GCAGACACATTGAAGGGCCTCGTGGAGAGAAGGGAGACAAAGGAGAGGTGGGTGAAAAGGGAGACAGAGGTGTGGAAGGAGAGCCTCTTGTCGGACCTCCAGGACAACCGGGGAACCCTGGTCCTCCTGGACCACCCGGACCACCAA TCAACCCTGGTGAATGTAACATTCAGAAGGGGAATCGTGGCCTACCTGGACCTCCAGGGTTACAAGGGGAAGTGGGACAGAAAG GTGACAAAGGGGATACGTGTGTTCAGTGTGAAGGCACTGTCACACCTGGATTACGTGGTCCTCCAGGTCCTAAAGGAGACACAG GACCTCCTGGTGTAGTAGGCGGTAAAGGACAAAAGGGTATTCCTGGACAACCTGGACAACCTGGACAACCT GGTGCTCAAGGAAATCCTGGATTAAGAGGGGCTCCTGGTGCTGTTGGTGAACCAGGGGACATTTTTGTTGCTCCTGGTCTGAAGGGGGACAAGGGTCTGCCTGGTCGTAATGGATTACCTGGACGGCCCGGGCTGGATGGAATACCAGGAAGAGATGGTCCCACAGGAtttcctggcctgaaaggagaacCT GCCAGAGAGGGCATCAAGGGTGAACGTGGACCAGATGGTGATCCCGGTCCTATTGGCCCTCTAGGAGAGAGGGGTCCGCCTGGTCTGCCAGGCTTTGGCCGACCAGGACAGACTGGAGATAAGGGCAGTCAGGGGAATCCAGGAGTTCCTGGACAACCTGGACGACCTG GTACGAAAGGTGAGCCAGGGAAAGGTGTGAGCACTCCTGGTCCTCAGGGCGTACCCGGACCACGAGGAGAACCAGGCAGAGAGGGACCTATAG GTGACAAAGGCCTTCCAGGAGACGAAGGGTTGCCCGGTTTTCCAGGAGAAAAGGGTGAACAAGGACCTCCTGGGATTGGATTTCCAGGCCCAACTGGCCCTAAAG GAAGCAGTGGAATTCCAGGAGCCCCCGGATTACCAGGAGAACCAGGAAGATCAGGAAAGGATGGCACAACAGGATCTCCTGGTCCACGTGGACCAAAG GGTGAACCTGGACGGGGACTTCCAGGTCCCAAAGGTTCACAAGGCCACCAAGGAATTCCTGGCTTCCAGGGAGAGAAGGGCAGCATTGGATACCCTGGTGTTCCTGGACGAGAAGGACATGCAGGCCCACCTGGACCTCAGGGTCTCAAAG gtGATGTGGGACCTCCTGGACTTCCAGGACTGGTTGGCAAATCCGGTCCTCCAGGAAAAGGATTGCCTGGACCTCCTGGACTACAGGGACCTCCTGGAGAGCCTGGTCCTCATG GTGGGGAAGGTGTAAAGGGGGAGAAGGGCTACCCAGGTCCTCCTGGTCTAGACATGCCAGGGCCTCAGGGAGAGAAAGGGAACCTTGGGTTTCCAGGAGTACCAGGTACTAAAGGACTGCCAGGGCCTGCAGGTTTACCAGGCAGGGATGGACTCATTGGAAACCAAG GTGTTAAAGGTGAAATGGGATTAATGGGAACACCTGGAATACCGGGATATCCTGGGCCTCCCGGTACACCTGGATCTACTGGTCCGAGAG GTGATCCTGGTCTTACTGGACCAAGAGGTGATATTGGAGAGCCTGGACTAAAAGGTGACAGAGGAGAGCCGGGTGTTCAGGGACCTCCTGGGAACATGAGTGATGTTGACATGGAGCACATGAAGGGAGTGAAGGGAGACAAAGGAGACATAG gtAGCCCAGGGACCAGTGGAGTGAGGGGCATACCTGGATTGCCAGGAGATCCTGGAATGCCAGGGAAAGATGGAGAGCCTGGATTACCTGGAAAACCTG GTGACAAAGGAGACTCTGGCGAACCTGGAGAGCCTGGTGGTATGGGACCACCTGGACCGAAGGGTGGTGCAGGGGAGATGGGAGTACCAG GTCCAAGTGGTCCAAAGGGTGTCAAAGGAGATTTAGGTACACCTGGACATCCTGGATTCAGAGGCACGGATGGAGAAAAGGGAGACACAGGATTACCTGGTGAGCCGGGTATTGGCGTCCCAGGATTTCCAGGACAAAAG GGTCAGACTGGCGGGCCAGGATCcccaggacaagctggagaTAAGGGTCAGAAAGGCCAAGAGGGCATGCCTGGCAAGCCAGGACTGCCAGGACCCAAAGGAGAACAAGGCAGTCCTGGGTATCAAG GTCAGTCAGGTAGACCAGGGGACAAGGGTACCCCTGGACTTCCTGGGTTTGTAGGAGAGCCTGGTCAAGATGGCCGGCCTG GCGAAGTTGGCCGGCAGGGGTCTTCTGGTCAAAAGGGAGATAAAGGAGATTCTGGACTTGATGGAATCCCAGGGTCCACAGGAGAGAGAGGACAGCCAG GTATGGCTGGAATAGGTTTTCCTGGGCCGCCTGGCGAGCTTGGCAGCAAAG GAGACAAAGGCAGTCCTGGCTTTCCTGGCAACCCAGGTATTCCAGGTGTCCCTGGTGTGAAAGGTGATAAGGGATTTTCCGGCCCACAGGGACCTCAAGGACAGCCAGGAGAACAGGGTCCCTCGGGTTTCTCTCTAGAAGGACCTAAAGGAGATAGGGGAGAAACAGGACAACCTGGAGAAGCAG GAATCAAAGGACAACCAGGACCTGCTGGCTTTCCAGGCAGAGATGGACAgaagggagagaaaggagatCAAGGTCTCCAGGGTTTCCAGGGAGAGTCGGGAATAAAGGGGGATTCTGGATTACCTGGACTGCCG GGAGCACCTGGGCTTCCAGGTCTTGATGGACCGAAGGGAGAGATAGGATTACAGGGTGTAACTGGCTTCCCAG GACAAAAGGGTGTTGGTGGAGACTTTGGATATAGAGGTGAAGCTGGAGACAGAGGATTCCCAGGCGAAAAAG GTAACGAAGGCCCTCCTGGTCCTCCCGGCCCTCAAATGTTCATAAAAGGAGACATTGGCTTCCCAGGAATTCAAGGTTTACCGGGACCTCAGGGGCCATCTGGGCTTCCAGGGCAGAAAGGAGATAGAG gtgtgacaggtttTCCAGGGTCAAAAGGCGAAGAAGGTCTCCCTGGATATAATGGTCAGAACGGGGTCAAAGGAGAGCCTGGCTTTCCAGGGCCACAAG GACCTAGAGGACACCCTGGCCCGCCTGGACCTAATGGTGTTCCAGGCCCAGCCGGTCCACCCGGCCCCTCGTCCATGGATCACGGTTTCCTTGTAACACGTCACAGCCAATCGGTGGACATCCCACTGTGTCCCGAGGGAACCTCTCTCATATATGATGGCTACTCCTTGCTCTACTTCCAGGGCAATGAGCGCTCTCATGGGCAAGACTTAG GTACGGCAGGCAGCTGTCTAAAAAAGTTCAGCCCCATGCCCTTCCTCTTCTGTAATATCAACAATGTGTGTAACTTTGCCTCCCGTAATGATTACTCCTACTGGCTCACCTCACCTGAGCCCATGCCCATGAGCATGGCACCCATCACTGGTGAAAGCATTAAACCCTTCATCAGTAG GTGCGCTGTATGTGAAGCTCCAGCCATGGTGATAGCAGTTCACAGTCAGACCATTATGATCCCACCGTGCCCCGAAGGCTGGGACTCTCTGTGGATCGGCTACTCCTTTGTTATG CACACCAGTGCTGGTGCTGAGGGTTCGGGCCAGGCTTTGGCTTCTCCCGGTTCCTGTCTGGAGGAATTCCGTAGCGCTCCATTCATCGAGTGTCACGGTCGAGGAACCTGCAACTATTACGCCAACTCCTACAGCTTCTGGCTCGCTACCATTGAAGACAGTGAAATGTTTAC GAAACCCGTCCCAGCAACGCTAAAAGCCGGCAGCCTCCGAACACACATAAGCCGCTGTCAGGTTTGCATGAAGAGGACATAA